The proteins below are encoded in one region of Candidatus Hydrogenedens sp.:
- a CDS encoding CsgG/HfaB family protein — translation MKRNVLILSLLSLMVIWGCQTPDSDKYTVGEKEYGVTSGVFHGRWWNYYERGCSYLAGGFYDEAERDLRTALESRSQDSWQARTYGLHFVEYFPNRELGIVLYKKGQLEEAENLLRTSISQVDTERARYYLDLIVKERISRGELQDRQVPTIKAEVLEVDPEITKDKSKAKRQATIIKEANNVLHIECFDDIGLEQVLVNGQPLYFRRGEASAVIEQAIDLKEGKQDFTIVARDLAGKEQEIKLSAQVDLTGPNIGIFKPLDLHVTNENEIEVEGIVVDATGISDISLNNKIIAEVNGEQKKEFHSVVPLAEGENVFIITAKDIAGNETRTALKIFKGEPQSQSALMWRLAQSKGMSRNQIATAEGLNSALITALFNQTDEVVPEINIKTPNPERPSRHNRAVRVAGEVISSAPVQALLINGEPYTQLTGAPKEAFNKRVPLPGELLKTGSGTMKLSVEAQDAQGKKSVKEMDVKVEPVLVESNETKMSLALLAIGGRNPSDSFGSKLRTTLEDVLRKQGRFSILDRLYLQNILTEQQLSTGLADPTRALDMGRIIPSQVFVVGELFARGEQSVEVKLRLLNTETSEVINIFDAFIEDINNDSLVEGKCDVLARQMADYFPRLSGEVVDSRASGQRYEILFNWTEQDGVRPGIYALILYEASPAWVDPDTGEITQPAEYEVLYKSRIVSVTPTSARGQVIIDTSKSSEGVAIEKGLPSITM, via the coding sequence GTGAAAAGAAATGTATTAATATTATCTTTGTTATCCCTGATGGTAATCTGGGGTTGTCAGACGCCGGATTCAGATAAATATACGGTAGGAGAAAAAGAATACGGAGTTACCTCAGGAGTTTTTCATGGCCGTTGGTGGAATTATTATGAACGTGGTTGTTCATATTTAGCAGGTGGTTTTTATGATGAAGCGGAGCGTGATTTGCGAACAGCTCTTGAAAGTCGTTCACAAGATTCATGGCAAGCCCGAACCTATGGACTACACTTTGTTGAATATTTCCCCAATCGTGAATTAGGTATTGTTTTATATAAAAAAGGGCAGTTAGAAGAAGCAGAGAATTTACTTAGAACATCCATATCGCAAGTAGATACAGAACGAGCACGATATTACCTTGATTTGATTGTTAAAGAACGTATCTCACGAGGAGAATTACAAGATAGACAGGTCCCTACTATTAAAGCCGAGGTTCTTGAGGTGGACCCTGAAATAACAAAGGACAAAAGCAAGGCAAAACGACAGGCAACAATTATCAAAGAAGCAAACAATGTGTTACATATTGAATGCTTTGATGACATAGGACTTGAACAAGTTCTTGTTAATGGACAACCTCTGTATTTTAGACGTGGTGAAGCATCTGCGGTCATTGAACAGGCGATCGACCTCAAAGAGGGGAAACAAGATTTTACTATTGTTGCACGAGACTTAGCAGGAAAAGAACAGGAAATAAAGCTATCGGCACAAGTAGACTTAACAGGTCCTAATATTGGTATTTTTAAGCCTTTAGATTTACATGTGACTAATGAGAATGAAATTGAAGTGGAGGGAATTGTTGTTGACGCTACAGGAATATCAGATATTTCCTTGAACAACAAGATTATTGCGGAGGTGAATGGGGAACAGAAAAAGGAATTTCATTCTGTTGTCCCTCTTGCGGAAGGAGAAAATGTTTTTATAATTACAGCTAAAGATATAGCGGGAAATGAAACTCGTACTGCGTTAAAAATATTTAAAGGTGAGCCTCAATCGCAATCAGCATTAATGTGGCGTTTGGCTCAAAGCAAGGGTATGTCGAGAAATCAAATTGCTACCGCAGAGGGGCTAAACTCTGCTCTCATTACTGCTCTTTTTAATCAAACCGACGAAGTTGTTCCTGAAATTAATATCAAAACACCCAACCCAGAACGGCCATCACGACATAATCGAGCGGTACGTGTAGCAGGCGAGGTGATTAGTTCGGCTCCTGTTCAGGCACTACTTATTAATGGTGAGCCTTATACGCAATTAACAGGTGCACCGAAGGAAGCCTTTAATAAGCGTGTGCCTTTGCCAGGGGAACTATTGAAGACAGGTTCAGGAACAATGAAATTATCCGTTGAGGCACAAGATGCACAAGGTAAAAAATCGGTAAAGGAAATGGATGTGAAAGTAGAGCCTGTGCTTGTTGAAAGTAATGAAACAAAAATGAGTCTCGCCTTGCTGGCAATTGGTGGACGTAATCCGTCGGATAGTTTTGGAAGTAAATTACGCACTACATTAGAAGACGTATTAAGAAAGCAAGGGCGATTTAGTATCTTAGACCGTCTTTATTTGCAGAATATCCTAACTGAGCAACAACTATCCACAGGTTTAGCCGACCCTACACGGGCATTGGACATGGGTAGAATTATACCGTCACAGGTTTTTGTTGTAGGTGAGCTTTTTGCCCGCGGTGAGCAATCGGTGGAAGTAAAATTACGGTTATTAAATACAGAAACATCAGAAGTGATAAATATCTTTGATGCGTTTATTGAGGATATAAATAATGATAGTTTGGTTGAAGGGAAGTGTGATGTCCTTGCCCGACAAATGGCTGATTATTTTCCACGTTTGTCAGGTGAGGTCGTAGATTCACGGGCTTCTGGGCAACGCTATGAAATTTTGTTTAATTGGACTGAGCAAGATGGAGTTCGCCCCGGTATTTATGCATTGATTTTGTATGAGGCTTCACCTGCATGGGTAGACCCGGATACAGGTGAAATAACACAGCCTGCAGAATATGAAGTTCTTTATAAATCGCGCATTGTAAGTGTTACACCGACCAGTGCGAGAGGTCAGGTTATTATTGACACATCTAAATCTTCGGAGGGCGTAGCCATTGAAAAAGGTTTACCTTCAATCACTATGTAA
- a CDS encoding sialidase family protein, with protein MLNMFLLSVIGIFSMGNNADVRWIHPLVQTLEIDRNGPFVNLDDNSIGTIDIHGFRVSKDDGKTWSEAIPVCKGIDPEEPASYYLLRTKNNTLIFVYLNFIGKNFDWDEKTKEPGKNSKLEVWAIRSIDGGKTWIDNQCILEGYNTNFFALIQTRSGRVIAPFDHLTSQPGHFIICTVFSDDEGKTWQKSNWIDIGGHGHHDGALEPTLAELSDGRLLMLIRTSLDQFWQAISENDGKYWRIIQPSGINASNSPGYLLRLNSGRLVLVWNQLNPEGREQKKSIMPQHTEFPSSWHREELSIAFSEDDGKTWTKPVVIARQPGGQLSYPYLFERRPGELWIIPGFAFKKMWEEPFPLRLKIDEQTFLNEIQKR; from the coding sequence ATGCTTAATATGTTCTTGTTATCAGTTATAGGTATTTTCTCAATGGGTAATAATGCAGATGTGCGTTGGATTCATCCACTGGTCCAGACACTTGAAATTGATAGAAATGGTCCATTTGTAAATCTTGATGACAACTCCATTGGCACAATAGATATTCATGGGTTCCGTGTGAGTAAAGATGACGGAAAAACATGGTCGGAAGCAATCCCTGTCTGCAAAGGAATAGACCCTGAAGAACCTGCCTCTTATTATCTACTTCGGACTAAGAACAACACATTAATTTTTGTCTATCTGAACTTTATCGGCAAAAATTTCGACTGGGATGAAAAAACAAAAGAACCTGGGAAAAATAGCAAATTAGAAGTATGGGCAATTAGAAGTATTGATGGTGGTAAAACATGGATAGATAACCAATGCATACTTGAAGGATATAACACTAATTTCTTTGCATTAATACAGACTCGTTCTGGTAGGGTCATCGCACCATTTGACCACCTCACCAGCCAGCCAGGTCATTTTATTATCTGCACTGTATTTTCAGACGATGAGGGTAAAACGTGGCAAAAAAGTAATTGGATTGATATCGGAGGACATGGTCATCATGACGGAGCATTAGAGCCTACTCTTGCAGAATTAAGCGACGGCAGGTTGCTTATGCTGATTCGCACCAGTTTAGACCAATTCTGGCAGGCAATTTCAGAAAACGATGGAAAGTATTGGCGAATTATCCAGCCCAGCGGAATTAATGCAAGTAACTCTCCAGGATATTTACTACGATTGAACAGTGGCAGACTTGTTTTGGTCTGGAATCAACTCAACCCTGAGGGACGAGAACAAAAAAAGAGTATTATGCCTCAACATACAGAGTTTCCCTCGTCATGGCATCGAGAGGAACTTTCCATTGCCTTCTCAGAAGACGATGGCAAAACTTGGACAAAACCTGTCGTAATAGCTCGCCAGCCTGGCGGACAATTGAGTTATCCTTACCTGTTCGAGAGACGTCCAGGTGAGCTATGGATTATTCCAGGTTTCGCATTCAAAAAAATGTGGGAGGAGCCTTTCCCGCTACGACTTAAAATCGACGAACAAACGTTCCTGAACGAAATACAAAAAAGGTAA
- a CDS encoding DUF4203 domain-containing protein produces MYTLFCMSKNVFDVEIMMSQLSPVLPILIAIWIIGFLCCFYGYRFLYFIIGACGFVTLFLTSWLLLNTLSPLPFLSIVVQLFISIIFGLVGVAISIFMYKVGVFLLGFLGAYIISFILTGLIDYSLLMVLIGCVGGVLSLVAERVVVVVATASVGSLMIVWAIVQFLEYGGIIHVGLSFEPSYVDMMSKLAWFGFSALGCSIQYKNINPQKSKSKKEDASNNKNKRKPKEVEN; encoded by the coding sequence ATGTACACTTTGTTTTGTATGTCTAAAAACGTGTTTGATGTGGAAATAATGATGTCGCAATTATCCCCCGTGTTACCGATACTTATTGCGATATGGATTATAGGGTTCCTCTGTTGTTTCTATGGTTATAGGTTTCTTTATTTTATAATTGGAGCCTGTGGATTTGTCACTTTATTTCTAACTTCATGGTTACTGCTCAATACCCTTTCTCCATTACCTTTTTTATCTATTGTTGTTCAGCTTTTTATATCTATCATTTTTGGACTTGTCGGGGTTGCAATCTCTATTTTTATGTATAAAGTTGGTGTTTTTTTACTTGGATTTTTAGGTGCTTATATAATCAGTTTTATTTTAACAGGATTAATTGATTATTCCTTACTCATGGTTTTAATTGGATGTGTAGGTGGTGTTCTCTCTCTTGTTGCTGAAAGAGTAGTGGTTGTTGTTGCTACGGCTTCCGTTGGCTCTTTAATGATAGTTTGGGCAATTGTCCAGTTTTTAGAATATGGCGGGATAATCCATGTAGGTCTAAGTTTTGAGCCTTCTTATGTAGATATGATGTCAAAGTTGGCATGGTTTGGTTTCTCAGCTTTAGGGTGTTCCATCCAATATAAAAACATAAATCCACAGAAAAGTAAAAGTAAAAAAGAAGATGCAAGTAATAACAAGAATAAACGTAAACCAAAAGAGGTTGAGAATTGA